The Cynocephalus volans isolate mCynVol1 chromosome 1, mCynVol1.pri, whole genome shotgun sequence region CGCACCCGCATCCTGGATGCAGAGGGAAGGGAGACTCAGTGCCTGCCCAAGGGAGCTCAGGCCATCCTGTGGGGCTAGCCCCATGGCTCGCTGTCACCCACTGTGGCCTCTACCCCCAGTGAGCTGGACTTGGACCCAGACACAAGGAGGTGTCTGAGTTGCTTCCAGATGTGGCCACTGAGGTGGGACAGTGAGTGGCAAGTCACCTGCAGTCGGCTGGCAGCTATTGCACCTTCTTAAGCCTCCTCCCTTCTGTACAGTATCCCAAGCGGGGCCCGGGAGTAGGTGAGGTCACACACAGAACGGTCTGTGTGCAGCAGCACCCGGTGCATGAGGATGTTGGTGATGCCAGTAGTTGTCATGGAGAAGGTGACAATGATGAAGTGCCACCAAGACCCCTGAGAGACCAACCATCCCTGAGAACAGCCTCTGAGCTCCACCCAGCCCCAAAGGGTCTTTCCTGCTACATCACCTGGCTGTTTCATCAAGTAAGAGATCCAGGGGAAGAATATGGGTTTTGAAGCCTCATGGAGTGGGCACGGTCTGGGCTCCACCCTCTGAGCTGGTGCaacctctggcctcagtttcctctactGTAAGAGGGCGCTTGGCTTCCATGTCCCAGGTTGGAAGATGACATGGAAAAGCACCAATGGCAGATCTTCATTTCAAAGCAGGTTTCGTGGCCAACAAACCCATGTCTGGAGGAAAGGTTATGCAGAAACGAGGGGACAGCGTTACTCTTTCCCCAGAGAGCCCTGCCTCCCCACGTTCAGTGTTAGAGGAAACAGCCCTGGGGACGAGGGGAGCCGTGAGTCCTCAAACAGACCCCAGAGGGGCGGGGTTACAATGAGCTTGTTTTTGCTTCCAGGGTCAGAATTGCTCCGGCAGAGGTGACTGTGATGGGCTCTTTCCCAGCCATGCCCAGGAGCACCCCAGCACACAACTCTCTTCCTGCACCACGTCGGCCACCTCCTTTGGCACAGCCACCACTTCTCCCTTCCCTCTAGCCTGGCTGGTGGCTGGGTGAGGCCACGCCTTTGGGCAAAAGCACCTGCAGCCATGGTTCCAGGATAGGGTCAGCAGCACTGTGGTTAAGTCATACGCAGAGTCACCCCCACACCCAGGgtcaccccccacacacacacagtcacacacagagccccccacacacactctcacacacacacacacacacacacacacacacacacacacacacacacacacactctcccacCCCCTGGTAAGTGGAGCCTCCCCTCGTTCAGGGCTGCACTTGGGTCAAAGACTCAATGGCTCCTCTTGTCTCCTACAGAAGCCATAAGACTGCCTGGAAGGGCGTGGTCTCTCTGCCGGGTGTAACAGGTCCTGACTCCTGCCTTCATGTCCGGGCTGGCAGGCCCATGGGATTGGGCGGAAAGGAGCAGCAGCCGGGCTTTCCCATGCCACCACTGCAGCTGCAGGCCTGGACGCTCAGTGAAAGAGGCCCTGGTGGGCTGATGCCATCGGGGACATGAACGGGCCCAGGGTGCAAAGGGCAGCTCAGCTTGGCTCCTGACCctcgggggtgggggtgagggtgggggtgggtcctgCCCATGCTGGCTGGGGCGCTCCCAGCACCTCTCGCCTTCAGCCTCTCCCTGGCTCCAAAGGGACAGGGACAGCCCCACCTATGATCTTGGCCGGTGGTTGCTGAGGTGGGGGTGTTATTGGCAGCCCAGCCTCACACGGCCAGTAGTCACCGGCAGGTTTCATGGCTGAGCAGAGTCTGGGGCCGGCGACCCCACTGCTCCACTGGGAGGACCCCCAAAGTCACGCAGCAGAGGGTGGAGATTGGGGGGCCGTGGGGGTGAAGAGTCGGCGCTGTTACTTCAGTGTATCCCAGAGGCGGTTCTCCCTGCAGACTCGCCCATCAGGGGCCACTTAACATATGCTCCAGGGGCTCCATCCTCACCTGGAAGGACAGACACATCTGGGTGGGGGAAGGAGCACTCCCCAACACTGTAGcttcatttatttactaaaaaacagtttactcaaaaaattaaacgtaGACTGCCACGTGATCCAGCcattcctcttctgggtatattccccaAAGAactggaagcagagactggaagaCGGTGTGCACGTGCTCACAGCAGCAGCGCCACAGCAGCCAGGAGGTGGAAGCAGCCCGAGGCCATTGACCGCTCAGCGGCAAACACGGTGCGGTCTGTTCATACAAGGCGCTAGTACTCAgcctcagaaaggaaggaaacctgacacgtgctacaacacggatgaccCTGGAGGACATcgtgctgagtgaaataagccagacacaaaaagcaaATACTGCACGATTCCACCTATGTGCGGTCCCTAAAGTggtcaaattcatggagacatAAGGGCGGGGTGCCGGGACTGGGAGAGCGGATTGGGGAgtcagtgtttaatggggacagtttCAGTTTCACAAGATGAAAAGGGCTCTGGAGATGGAGGAGGTGACGGCTGCGTAATGatgtgagtgtacttaatgccaccgaACTGTACATTTGAAAATGGGTGAGATGGCAAACTTTACGTTATGTATgatttaccacaatttaaaaaggaaataaaaccagtttttctggtgcctgctatgtgccaagtacCCCTGTAGGCAGTGGGATTACAGAGGTGAAcaaaatccctgtcctcatggtgCTGACATCCAAAATAAATCTGTAACACGGTGCGATGAAGAGTGGTCAGTGctgcaggaggcagggaggggtggCCTCACAGGGAGTCCTGTGGCCACCTGAGGGAGCGTGCCAGCCTGCGGCGGGTGTGCATGGGGTGATGGGACAGCAAGGGGCTCGAGAGGCTGAGGATGGGCCCCAGGCTGCGGTCCGAAGACACTGGCTGGTGCACCTTCTAGTCCTGCCCTTGCAAGTGGCATCACAGCCCCTGGGCTGTGCAGGAACAGGTGCATGGAGGGACGTCCCTGAGCCTCAACTTGCCTTCTGGGGTGTGGGCATGTACAGGACATCTGGGAGTCCCCGTGCAGCTGTCCAGCACCCTCACCTCCTAGAGCCAGGGCCAGTGCCTCGGGCCTGGGCTTCAGGGGTGCTATGCCATGTGAGGGGACAGGACAAGGAACCCCCAGCTTAAGTCCCGCCCGGGTTCTcctgcctgcccagggactgaCGACCTTCTCTCTGCAGGAGCTACAGAGCGCTGACTGACTGCACCAGACACGTGGCGGAGAGGCTGGACTGCTTCTGGCCCAACGCGGTGGTGGACAAGGTCTTCGTCGCTGTCCACCAGCGCTACTTCAGAAACTGCCCCGCCTCCGGCAGGGCCGTGCGGGACCCGCCCAGCAGCATCCTCTGCCCCTTCATCGTGGTTCCCATCTTGGTGACCCTGCTCGTGACGGCGCTGGTGGTCTGGAGGAGCAAGCGCACAGAAGGCATCGTGTAGGCCGGCGGCCGGGGCTGCCCGCCCGCCGCACAGAGGCTGCAGGACGGGGCTGGGAGGGCCGGGGGCCGGGGAGCGTGGGCCTGGCCCGGTGACAGCTTCAGGGGCCTAGTGGCGCAGCAGCCCCAAACCCCCCACTTCTTCTGAGAAGAGGTAACAGGATTGCAGAGTAGTCACAGCTCAGGCGTTACTTGAGGCCCTCTGGCTGGAGGTGGAAGGCACCTTAGGAAGGGCAGTGGGACAGAACTCGGAGTCACCTCTGGAAgattcccagctctgcctcccgGGGCGTTTGTAACCCACCCGCGGCTCTGTCCTGACCTCCAGCCCAGACTGCTTACCCCAGGAGGGGCGTTTGTGATTAAAAGGATGTTCTTGGACTTGGGAAGTGTCATTATTGGGGGGTAGCTGTCATTGGGAGTGGAAGGGTGGGGGAAACACGAGCACCTGCAGATGGCATGCGGGGCGTGACGGTGCTCCCCGCGCGATTCCGACTGCCACACGTCTCACTGCCACCAGTCTGGAGCCTGGGCTCAGGGCGCTGACATTCAGACAGGAAAAGGCCAGGTCATGCCATTTTCTCTGAGGTGCTTCCCCAAGGACACCTCACCATTCCTTGGGTCTAGACACTGTCCCCTGTCTACCCCCGAGGGTTTCACAGGCTCGTCCCCTGTACctgacctccctctcccccaggctGCTGCGCCCCATTCACACTTCCTCAAAAGCCCCAAAGGGACCTCCCGGATGTCCTCTGAGTTCAGACCTCTCAGGacccagcagccccagcctgccctgggacctgtCCCTTCTCCGGATAACGGACTGGGGTGTCCACTCCCCCATCACCCTCTGAGTttggcctgtcctctgccccaGGGGACAGCCTCGTCCTACCACGGCAGTCCAGTGCCATTACCTTCTAACTCTTCAGCTTTCACACACCACAGCCACAGAGGGCCGCCCACTTTGCCAGCCAGACCCAGGTGCCACCAATGTCCCTGCTCCTCAGCTCCCCAGCAGCTGCCCCACAAGGCTGTGCCCATCACATGGACCCCAACCCATGCCTGGCCCAGCCGAATCCAGAGAGTCAGCAGAGGCCTAAAGAGACCAGAATGATCCCCCTGAAGTGGCTTTTCCAGCTGAGCTGTGTCTATGGTGTGAGCCAGTTTCCCCAAGACAAGCAGGTGTGGCCGAGCCTCACGCAGGGTCAGGGCCCAGGGTTTCCTAACAGTGGGGTGATGCCCTCAGGGGTAAATCCTGGTCTCTGTCTCACTTGGAACCACAGGGATTCCAGTGTCCACGTCCAGGTCTCAGCCTCGGGCCCGCGGTGAGGACCCAGCTCCCTCCCCTTCTGCGGATGGGACCACCCGTGAGTGCAGAAGCAAGGACCCCACAGGCTGGGGGCTTTCAGCCATTTGGAGATGATAATAAGTACAACCCCAGCAGGAGTCACCACAGCCCTGGCCACGGCCTGGCCCTGCACTATGAACTTGTGCCCCTGAACACCCAGAGCAGCCCGGGGGGAGGTTCAGtcattgtccccattttgcaaagaggaaaagaaatcagtgtGGCAAAACGTGACAGAAAAGACCTTAAGAACTGAGACTCCAGCTTCCTCACTGTCCCCCCTCCGCCTGATCCCCATCTCTCCGTGACTCCATCTCCTCATCCGTAAAATGCGGATAGAAATAGTATCTTCCTCAAAGGATATTATGGTGGTTAAATGTTAGTCTGGGTTTTCCAAGAATTAGATGCCAAGATGAGATTCCAGGTGCAGGCCAGTGACTAGGGCAAACTCCTGGGCAAGTGAGGGGAGGAAGCCTGGGGGACTGTCCTAGGCTGCCGGGCATCCAAGAAGGTTCGGCAAAGCTACGGGGGAGTCCTTGCATCAAAGCCAGGAGTCCTGGCGGGAGCAGGCCTTCCTTCATCCCACCCCACCCTAGCCTCGGGAACAGCCCATGTGATGTGTGGCCTCGCCGCAAAGCCACGGCGGGTTTCAGAGCCAGCAGCTGGGACCTCGGTCATCTCCGCTTCCTGTGGTTGAACCTCAGAATGTAGCCTCATTTGGAAAAAGTGTTTCTGCAGAGGTAATTAgttaaattaaatgagatcacacTGGATCACACTCCATTTATTATGActagtgtcctcataagagaagACACCAGGACACACAGAAGACAGCTGAGATGGGAGTGGTGCAGCCACCAGCCAAGGTGCGCCAAGGAGTGCGGGCAACCGCCAGGAGCTGCAGGAGGCAGGAAGCATCCTGGCCTGGAGCCTCCGGAGGGAGTACAGCGTCCTCACGGCCAAACTCATGACTCGTAGCACATGCTACATGCTTGGTGGGTGTCAGTATTACTATTAAAAAGCTTTACACACAGAACAGCGCACAATGTCATTACTTTATCCAAGCTAATGGACAAGGTCAGGGTGAtcgataatttttaaatatttagatttgACTTTGGAAAGTCTGTAAGGACATTTGAGTACGTGGGTATCTCATCTGGAAATTTTCTTCGAGTGAAATAGTTCTGCTGTGAAGGTTTAGAAAGGGCAGGAGTGCTTTCAGGGTCATGATGGTCAACAGGTAAGGTCATCGGGCCAGGCGAGTCATGGCTGGGACATCGGCAAAGCTATGGCTCTCCAGGGCGCTCCGTCCAGTCTGGGTTCGAGGTCCAGTATCTGTGCGTCACGGGTGGAGGGCAAAGAACCAAATGCCAGCAAAGAAGGTACTTGACGAGAATTAATAAACCGAAGCAGATTTCTGGTATTGTTAGCATGACTGAGCCTTTATTATAAATaagcatatacatttttaaacagtaaaaatgaCTGTCTGAGATAACGGATTAGTTTCTTAGAGCTGTCGTAACAAATCCCCACGGACtaggtggcttagaacaacagaacttattgtctcacagtcctggaggccagaagtccaagatcaaggtgtggcagggctgcgctccctctgaaggctccagTGGAGGACgcttcctgcctcctcctgctcctggtgGCTGTCGCACTCCTCGGCACTCCGGGCCGTGGCTGCATGGCTTCTGTCAGGGCCGTCTTCTCCCTCCATGTCTTGCTGTCTTCCCCTTTCTTCTACACCCTGGGGTGCGGGGGCCTCTCCTGCACTTTCTCACTGAGCGTTGTCAAGTGGGTGGTtgacttttaaaggaaaatgaatttctgAGATGACTTGAGAAGAATTCCTGGAATTGCTGTTCTGCGTCATTCATCCTCTGGAAACCAGCGGGCAGGGAGCAAGGGAGGCGTACGGAGTCTGACAATGTGCAGCCACAGAATGAGCTGAGCACCTGCCAAGGGCACACAGAATGACACCAGATGTCCCGGGCCACCTCAGACCTCACAAAGTGAGACCGTGGTCGGCTGAGGCTCTCCAGGGGTccaaggtggggctgggggagaaggTGGGAGCTTCGAGCACTCCTGACCTGAGGCCCGCTCAGGCTGGGTGAGCTGGAGAGGCGGGGCACGGCGTCCACACCCGGCAGCACCAGGCCAGGTGCCAgcctcctcctctgcccacccTGTTCCCTCCTTTTCTCATGAGTCGTTCCCAGGGGCTGCCTGGAACGTGAAAGAAGGAAGTGGTGGCCGGCTGGCCATGAGTGACCACCGTCTGTGCTGCCACAGCACGTGACAGCACGGCTCTGCAGCCTCTCCCACCAGGAGCGCTGAGCCTGTGCAGCCGGCCACCCTGCTGGGCTGCATAGAAACCATCCTTCTTTGGCCTTCTCTGACAGGCCGGGGACAGGGAGGACCCCAGGGACAGCCCAGGTTTCCACTAAGCTGACTGGGGAGAGCAATGAcagttttaatttgaaaaataagacagAGTAGCCTTAACTGTGTCCCAGACTGGGGAAATGGCACCTTGTCCAAAGCTTTGCCATAGAAATCCATAGGGAAAAAGTTAGAAGTCAAAGAAGCCAAAAAACAGCCAGGGAAATAGCGAATTTAGTGCTTAGGAAATAGAATTGGCCAAGTATGTTATTGTTCCCAAAGTTGCTCACATTAATGAGCACCCAGGGATAGAAGTGCTCTAGAGACAGGGTTTCCTGTAAGCCAAGAAGTGGCTCTGGACTGAAATCATCTTTAAAGAAAGGACGTCCCTGTTGGATACACAGCTAAGGAGGTTGCAGGCAGCCTGGGAACTGAGGGCTGGAGGGAGCCAGCGCCGAACGCAGAGCGAGCCTGAGCCTGGGAGCACATCATTGCTCCCGGAAAAAAACCCGGAGTCCCCAGGAAATGAAATCTGCCTCTGGTTCGTCAAAAATGAACATCGGTATTGTCTTCCTGGAGGGCAAGTTAGGGATATGTACCAAAAGCCTGAAGATGTTTATTCCCGGTAATTTCCCTTCTAGGAACTTATCCCAAGGACATAATTAGAGATGTGCTAAAGGACTTGTCGGGAATGATCTTCACCCAGGGATATTTATAAGAGCAAATGAGTAGAAACATCCTCAGTTTCCACTCAGCCTGACACTAGAGGACTGTTCAATCAGATTAAATCCAGATGACAGGAAAGAAAGTTTCCTAAAATTAAGTACATGTGAAATTTTTGTCGTAGTCTAGAGTTAATTGGAAAAGGCAGATTACGAAACAGGAAAGCGAGATGATCTCAGTTGGGGGGGGGCAGTAAACACATTCCCCAGGCCACATCAAACCAGGGCAAGACCACATAATGTGACTCGTAGAAACAATAATGACACAGGATGGTTCGGATCTAGCTGCCACATCCCAATTGCTGGGACGTTGCTTCCCGGTAACAGGAGACCATCACATACCATGGTTAGGCAACCCAGTGTTAGACTCAGACTTACCAGGTTCTGAATCCTGACTCGCCCCTTTCCATCTCTCTGATAATCCTGTGTGGATGGAAAAGGTGACCTCCTGTCGGTCACCAGCTCCATCACGGGGGATGGTGTTTAAGCTTCAGAGAGCAGACTACTTGCCAGAAGATCCatgtttggggggtggggttggggatggGATGTGGGGGTAGGGGAGTTTGGGACGTCTGAGGGAGTGAAAGAGGTTTTAAGACACTTTTCTCTATGTTGTGAACATAACTGCCCTTTGATTCCTCTTAGAACAGATTTAAGAAAGACCTACAGTACTTTTCAAGGCTATTTTTGGAGGTGCACTTGGTTGtgactgtttttttccttct contains the following coding sequences:
- the RAMP1 gene encoding receptor activity-modifying protein 1 isoform X1, with the translated sequence MARGLRALPRRGLWLLLAHHVFMVTACQDADYSALLQELCLTQFKDDMEAMGKTLWCDWGKTIGSYRALTDCTRHVAERLDCFWPNAVVDKVFVAVHQRYFRNCPASGRAVRDPPSSILCPFIVVPILVTLLVTALVVWRSKRTEGIV
- the RAMP1 gene encoding receptor activity-modifying protein 1 isoform X2, with the protein product MVTACQDADYSALLQELCLTQFKDDMEAMGKTLWCDWGKTIGSYRALTDCTRHVAERLDCFWPNAVVDKVFVAVHQRYFRNCPASGRAVRDPPSSILCPFIVVPILVTLLVTALVVWRSKRTEGIV